One window from the genome of Salisaeta longa DSM 21114 encodes:
- a CDS encoding NAD(P)H-dependent oxidoreductase, with product MIIVDTALKKRAAANNPIRVALIGAGYMGRAIVRHVLHEVPGLAIVAIFNRTLPRAREAYTAAGLDDSAVVTVNTPAEATAAIERGQYVVSDVPEAVVQAGPIDAVLEATGAVAFGLDVTLDAIRHGKHVVLLNAELDATLGPILKTYADDAGVILTNADGDQPGVVMNLMRFVEMTGYRPVLAGNIKGLIDPYRTPKTQQRFAEQHNQRPHMVTSFADGTKISAEMAVVANATGFGVGQRGMYGPTCAHVNDAVGLFPEDQLLDGGLVDYVLGAEPGPGVFVIGYNEDPVRAPYMSYLKMGDGPFHVFYTPYHLPMWEAPLSVARAVDFHDAVIAPQGGPVARVLTLAKRDLRAGETIDGLGGFMTYGVLETEAEAAMHNLLPIGLAEGATLTRDVPQDEALTFDAIARPAGRPLDRLWNEQVERFGSTVDA from the coding sequence ATGATTATCGTAGACACCGCCCTTAAGAAGCGCGCCGCGGCCAATAATCCAATTCGCGTTGCCCTCATCGGCGCCGGCTACATGGGCCGGGCCATAGTGCGCCACGTGCTGCACGAGGTGCCCGGCCTGGCGATCGTTGCCATCTTTAACCGCACGCTTCCGCGGGCTCGGGAAGCGTATACCGCCGCCGGACTCGATGACAGCGCGGTTGTTACCGTGAACACCCCAGCCGAGGCCACCGCGGCCATCGAGCGGGGGCAATACGTCGTGAGCGACGTGCCCGAGGCCGTCGTGCAGGCCGGTCCCATCGACGCCGTGTTGGAAGCGACCGGCGCCGTCGCCTTTGGCCTCGACGTAACGCTCGACGCCATCCGCCACGGCAAGCACGTGGTGTTGCTCAACGCCGAGCTCGATGCCACCCTAGGACCGATCCTCAAGACCTACGCCGACGATGCGGGCGTCATCCTCACCAATGCCGACGGCGACCAGCCCGGCGTGGTCATGAACCTGATGCGCTTTGTCGAGATGACCGGCTACCGCCCTGTGCTCGCAGGCAACATCAAAGGACTCATCGACCCCTATCGGACGCCCAAAACGCAGCAGCGCTTTGCCGAGCAGCACAACCAGCGCCCGCATATGGTCACGTCGTTTGCCGACGGCACCAAGATTTCTGCAGAAATGGCCGTCGTGGCAAATGCCACCGGCTTTGGCGTGGGGCAACGCGGCATGTACGGTCCTACGTGCGCGCACGTGAACGACGCCGTCGGCCTGTTTCCAGAAGATCAGTTGCTGGACGGCGGTCTGGTGGATTACGTACTGGGCGCCGAGCCCGGTCCGGGCGTGTTTGTGATTGGGTACAACGAAGACCCCGTGCGCGCGCCGTACATGTCGTACCTCAAGATGGGTGACGGGCCGTTCCACGTGTTCTACACGCCGTACCACCTGCCCATGTGGGAGGCCCCGCTCTCGGTGGCCCGTGCGGTGGACTTCCATGACGCGGTTATCGCACCGCAGGGCGGCCCCGTTGCGCGCGTGCTCACGCTCGCCAAGCGCGACCTACGCGCCGGCGAGACGATCGACGGGCTGGGCGGCTTTATGACCTATGGCGTGCTGGAAACCGAAGCCGAGGCCGCTATGCACAACCTGCTACCCATCGGACTCGCCGAGGGCGCTACGCTCACCCGCGACGTGCCGCAGGATGAAGCGTTGACGTTCGATGCCATCGCGCGCCCCGCGGGGCGCCCCCTCGACCGGCTGTGGAATGAACAGGTCGAGCGATTTGGATCAACAGTCGACGCCTGA
- a CDS encoding NAD-dependent epimerase/dehydratase family protein — protein MPPFAPSVPTATRTGPPVRTLDLDYMADALDDTFRAMAGTRLLITGGAGFLGYYLVQSVLHWNATRGADAPVAVVAVDNFMRGRPRWLDRCAATYDTLTVGTHDITAPLPDTWGAFDFIVHAASIASPTFYRKHPLATMDANVQGLRHLLDYAVARDHAGHPLHGLLFFSSSEIYGDPEPAAIPTPETYPGRVSCTGPRACYDESKRYGETLCVNYAAAHGVPVKTARPFNNFGPGLSLHDRRVPPDFARDVLANRDIVMLSDGSPTRTFCYVADAIIGYYKILVHGTPGAAYNIGTDAPEVSIADLGARFVTLGRELFDYTGQVVRETADDPQYLTDNPNRRCPDITKARTTLNYEPRISLDEGLKRSLLWYATTFTEDF, from the coding sequence ATGCCTCCCTTCGCTCCTTCCGTGCCCACCGCCACCCGCACCGGTCCCCCGGTGCGCACGCTCGACCTCGACTACATGGCCGACGCGCTGGATGATACCTTCCGCGCCATGGCCGGCACGCGCCTCCTCATTACCGGCGGGGCGGGCTTCCTGGGCTACTACCTGGTGCAGTCGGTCCTCCATTGGAACGCCACCCGCGGCGCCGATGCCCCCGTTGCGGTTGTGGCCGTCGACAACTTCATGCGCGGCCGCCCGCGCTGGCTCGACCGCTGCGCCGCCACCTACGACACGCTCACCGTAGGCACGCACGACATCACCGCGCCGCTGCCCGACACGTGGGGCGCGTTCGACTTCATCGTGCATGCCGCCTCTATCGCCTCGCCCACGTTCTACCGCAAGCACCCGCTGGCCACGATGGATGCCAACGTGCAGGGCCTGCGCCACCTGCTCGACTATGCCGTGGCGCGCGACCACGCCGGCCACCCGCTGCACGGACTCCTCTTTTTCTCAAGCAGCGAAATCTACGGCGACCCGGAGCCCGCGGCCATCCCCACACCCGAGACCTATCCCGGACGCGTATCGTGCACCGGCCCCCGCGCCTGCTACGACGAGTCGAAGCGCTATGGCGAAACGCTGTGCGTCAACTACGCAGCCGCGCACGGCGTGCCGGTGAAAACCGCGCGCCCCTTCAACAACTTCGGCCCCGGCCTCTCGCTGCACGACCGCCGCGTACCGCCTGACTTTGCGCGCGACGTGCTGGCCAATCGCGACATCGTGATGCTCTCCGACGGATCGCCCACCCGCACCTTCTGCTACGTGGCCGACGCCATCATCGGCTACTACAAGATTCTGGTGCACGGCACGCCCGGCGCCGCCTACAACATTGGCACCGATGCGCCCGAGGTGTCCATCGCCGACCTTGGCGCGCGCTTCGTGACGCTCGGCCGTGAGCTGTTCGACTACACCGGCCAGGTGGTCCGCGAAACCGCCGACGACCCGCAGTACCTCACCGACAACCCGAACCGGCGCTGCCCCGACATCACCAAGGCGCGCACGACGCTCAACTACGAGCCGCGCATCTCGCTCGACGAGGGCCTGAAGCGCTCGCTCTTATGGTACGCCACCACCTTCACCGAAGACTTTTGA
- a CDS encoding dTDP-4-dehydrorhamnose 3,5-epimerase family protein, which yields MIFTPLAIAGAYRVDLATHGDDRGFFARIWCEDEARAHGCTPHMVQANASYTAAAGTVRGLHYQRAPHAEAKLVRCTAGALYDVIVDVRPESPTYLQHLGLELTAANRTMLYLPEGCAHGYQTLAPDTEAFYFVSAPYAPAAEAGLRYDDPALAIDWPHAVTNVSAKDRAWPLLHDATPSAP from the coding sequence ATGATCTTTACGCCCCTCGCCATCGCGGGCGCGTACCGCGTCGACCTTGCCACCCACGGCGACGACCGCGGCTTCTTTGCACGGATCTGGTGCGAAGACGAAGCCCGTGCCCACGGCTGCACGCCGCACATGGTGCAGGCCAACGCCAGCTACACCGCAGCGGCGGGCACCGTACGCGGCCTGCACTACCAGCGCGCGCCGCATGCCGAGGCGAAGCTCGTACGCTGCACGGCCGGCGCCCTCTACGACGTGATCGTCGACGTTCGCCCGGAGTCGCCGACGTACCTGCAGCACCTGGGGCTTGAGCTAACGGCAGCGAACCGCACGATGCTCTACCTGCCCGAAGGCTGTGCCCATGGCTACCAGACGCTAGCGCCCGACACCGAAGCGTTCTACTTCGTCTCGGCCCCGTACGCCCCCGCGGCCGAAGCCGGCCTGCGCTACGACGATCCGGCCCTCGCTATCGACTGGCCGCACGCGGTGACGAACGTCTCTGCCAAAGACCGCGCCTGGCCGCTGCTCCACGATGCAACCCCCTCTGCCCCATGA
- the rfbF gene encoding glucose-1-phosphate cytidylyltransferase, protein MKAVILAGGYGTRLSEETSVRPKPMVDIGRQPILWHIMKIYLAHGVDEFIVCCGYKGEVIKQYFADYRQQRSDITFDFRTGTETIHRNHCEPWQVTLVDTGQDTMTGGRLKRVRSFVGDETFCLTYGDGVTDLNVRASIDFHRSHGKHATLTAIQPPGRFGVFNLPDDDSTITHFREKPQGDGAWINGGFFVLEPDVFDYIAGDATVWEQEPLMQLAHDAQLAAFRHEGFWQPMDTLRDKNYLESLWESDSPPWKIW, encoded by the coding sequence ATGAAAGCGGTTATCCTTGCCGGCGGATACGGCACGCGCCTGTCCGAAGAAACCTCGGTACGCCCCAAGCCCATGGTGGATATTGGGCGCCAGCCGATCCTCTGGCACATCATGAAGATCTACCTTGCCCACGGCGTCGACGAGTTTATCGTGTGCTGCGGCTATAAGGGCGAGGTCATCAAGCAGTACTTTGCCGACTACCGCCAGCAGCGGTCCGACATCACGTTCGACTTTCGCACCGGCACCGAGACGATCCACCGCAACCATTGCGAGCCGTGGCAGGTGACCCTCGTAGACACCGGACAGGACACCATGACCGGCGGCCGCTTAAAGCGCGTGCGGTCTTTTGTGGGCGACGAGACGTTTTGCCTAACCTACGGCGACGGGGTCACCGATCTCAACGTGCGCGCCAGCATCGACTTTCACCGCTCGCACGGCAAGCACGCCACCCTCACCGCTATTCAGCCGCCCGGCCGCTTTGGCGTGTTCAACCTGCCCGACGACGATTCCACCATCACCCACTTCCGCGAAAAACCACAGGGCGATGGTGCCTGGATCAACGGCGGCTTCTTCGTCCTGGAGCCCGACGTGTTCGACTACATCGCGGGCGACGCCACGGTGTGGGAGCAGGAGCCGCTCATGCAGCTCGCCCACGATGCGCAACTAGCCGCCTTCCGTCACGAGGGCTTCTGGCAACCCATGGATACGCTGCGCGACAAGAACTATCTCGAATCACTCTGGGAATCAGACAGCCCGCCGTGGAAGATCTGGTAA
- a CDS encoding RagB/SusD family nutrient uptake outer membrane protein, whose amino-acid sequence MIRQLTRLTLIAALAIGLFSACDTIALDEAQPTDRVVPGEALSTVQGLESILASVYDRLQGVTRYGQHFLLYPSALADNIQIKQGSTSNRYPGVVANTVFTHLTTYGGPYASINEANNVLAAIPDVEITGTDAEATRDRIEGEARFLRALSYFDLVRTKAYEPGRGVQQPDAPQGWTPQTGVVIRTEPTQTVEDASFLPRAPVSEVYALIESDLSTAYDLLLDNPTAAPLPNRATAAAAAALLARVYLYHADPTAANDPLWAEAETWATRAIDLAEAAGVTVSTPSSFAGDWASSTHPESIFELTLTSGLDGAVTNSNEALTALTTPGVFTYEVLPTQDLISTYAANDVRRELLRTDSDGATYLAKYTGTIAPFTDRLPVIRISEMYLTRAEARAQQGKLPGARSDLDVIRTNRGVGSIGTSIGQAALIDSILLERRRELVYEGHRFFDLKRYARDIPKPQLGGSLPYSDIRILAPLPSAQVDSNPELVQNPGY is encoded by the coding sequence ATGATTAGACAGCTTACACGTTTAACACTAATAGCCGCGCTGGCCATTGGCTTGTTCAGTGCATGCGATACTATTGCGCTCGATGAGGCGCAGCCTACAGACCGCGTCGTTCCTGGAGAGGCGCTCTCGACCGTACAAGGGCTTGAGTCTATTCTTGCAAGTGTCTACGATCGCTTGCAGGGCGTAACACGGTATGGGCAACATTTTTTGCTGTACCCGTCTGCATTGGCAGACAACATTCAAATTAAGCAGGGGTCAACCTCTAACCGCTACCCAGGGGTAGTTGCAAATACAGTGTTTACGCACTTGACTACTTACGGCGGCCCCTATGCGTCGATAAACGAAGCAAACAATGTCCTGGCGGCCATTCCAGATGTGGAAATTACCGGCACCGACGCGGAAGCGACTCGTGATCGCATCGAAGGGGAAGCGCGCTTCCTCCGCGCCCTGAGTTATTTCGATCTCGTGCGGACCAAGGCCTATGAGCCAGGACGTGGCGTTCAGCAACCGGATGCACCACAGGGATGGACGCCCCAAACAGGCGTCGTCATTCGGACGGAGCCAACCCAAACGGTTGAAGATGCAAGCTTTCTGCCTCGGGCGCCAGTGTCAGAAGTTTATGCCCTCATAGAGAGTGACCTGAGCACTGCGTACGACCTTCTCCTGGATAATCCGACGGCTGCGCCGCTTCCTAATCGTGCGACGGCAGCGGCGGCAGCAGCACTGCTTGCCCGCGTATACTTGTACCATGCTGATCCCACGGCTGCTAACGATCCCTTGTGGGCGGAAGCAGAAACGTGGGCCACGCGTGCTATTGACCTCGCTGAAGCGGCGGGCGTCACAGTGAGTACGCCGTCTTCGTTTGCAGGAGACTGGGCGAGCAGCACGCATCCTGAGTCTATCTTCGAGCTTACACTAACCTCCGGGCTTGATGGAGCTGTAACCAACTCCAATGAAGCGTTGACTGCGCTTACAACGCCTGGGGTATTCACGTACGAGGTCCTTCCGACCCAAGACCTGATCAGCACGTACGCCGCAAATGATGTGCGTCGTGAGTTGCTCAGAACGGATAGCGATGGTGCCACGTACCTGGCGAAGTACACGGGGACGATTGCGCCCTTTACCGATCGCCTCCCGGTGATTCGGATATCGGAAATGTACCTGACCCGTGCCGAGGCGCGCGCCCAACAGGGCAAGTTGCCGGGGGCACGCAGTGACCTCGATGTTATCCGCACAAACCGTGGAGTCGGGAGCATCGGAACGAGCATCGGCCAGGCGGCACTCATTGACAGCATCCTGCTGGAGCGTCGTCGCGAACTGGTGTACGAAGGCCATCGCTTCTTTGACCTGAAGCGCTATGCGCGCGACATTCCGAAGCCGCAGCTTGGCGGATCGCTTCCGTACTCTGATATCCGGATCTTGGCGCCGCTGCCGTCGGCACAGGTCGACAGCAATCCTGAGCTTGTGCAAAATCCTGGATACTAA
- a CDS encoding UDP-glucose dehydrogenase family protein yields MHISIVGTGYVGLVSGVCLAEKGHTVTCVDIDAAKVQQINQGDPPIYEAGLAELLARTVGTRLFATTDLPAAVHASDLTLIAVGTPFDGTTIDLSYIKQAARDVGAALRTKDAYHAVIVKSTVVPGTTSDVVRPLLEEAAGKRAGRDFGVGMNPEFLREGTAIEDFMAPDRIVMGGMDERTLDRLDALYAVFPDTDKLRTTPRTAEMIKYAANALLATLISYSNEIGNLCSALGDIDAQDVMRGVHLDKRMSPLLPDGSRITPGFTSYLSAGCGFGGSCFPKDVKALVAHGSSAQVPMPLLQSVLDINAAQPQQMLRLLRAHLPDLRGRRVAVLGLAFKPGTDDVRESPALPVIRSLRAEGAHVMAYDPVAAHEAQAVLGTEGITYAPSLAAALSDAEAVLLITRWPAFAEVPALLEGRSPAPVVIDGRRMLAKDSVPRYAAIGWSSTSTTGDGTATAAPSLSHTATAPS; encoded by the coding sequence ATGCATATCTCCATTGTTGGCACCGGATACGTTGGCCTCGTCAGCGGCGTGTGCCTTGCGGAAAAAGGCCACACGGTAACGTGCGTCGACATCGACGCCGCCAAAGTGCAGCAGATCAACCAGGGCGACCCGCCCATCTACGAAGCGGGGCTTGCCGAACTGCTCGCGCGCACCGTGGGCACGCGGCTTTTTGCCACCACCGATCTTCCCGCTGCGGTGCACGCCTCCGACCTCACGCTTATTGCCGTAGGCACGCCGTTTGACGGCACCACCATCGACCTCTCGTACATCAAACAGGCCGCCCGCGACGTGGGCGCGGCGCTGCGCACCAAAGACGCGTACCACGCTGTCATCGTAAAAAGTACCGTGGTGCCCGGCACCACGAGCGACGTTGTGCGCCCGCTGCTCGAAGAAGCCGCTGGAAAACGCGCGGGCCGCGATTTTGGCGTGGGCATGAACCCGGAGTTCCTGCGCGAGGGCACGGCCATCGAGGACTTTATGGCCCCCGATCGCATCGTGATGGGGGGCATGGACGAACGCACGCTCGACCGGCTGGACGCGCTCTACGCCGTCTTCCCGGATACCGATAAGCTGCGCACAACGCCGCGTACCGCCGAGATGATTAAGTATGCTGCCAACGCCTTGCTGGCTACGCTCATCTCGTACAGCAATGAAATCGGAAACCTGTGCAGCGCGCTGGGCGACATCGACGCGCAAGACGTTATGCGCGGCGTGCACCTCGACAAGCGCATGAGCCCGCTCCTGCCCGACGGCTCGCGCATTACCCCCGGCTTTACAAGCTACCTGTCCGCGGGCTGCGGCTTTGGCGGCAGCTGTTTCCCGAAGGATGTGAAGGCGCTCGTCGCCCACGGCTCGTCGGCCCAGGTGCCTATGCCGTTGCTGCAATCGGTGCTCGACATCAACGCCGCGCAGCCGCAGCAGATGCTCCGCTTGTTGCGCGCGCACCTTCCCGACCTGCGCGGCCGCCGCGTGGCGGTGCTCGGCCTTGCCTTTAAGCCCGGCACCGACGACGTCCGCGAATCGCCCGCGCTGCCGGTGATCCGGTCGCTGCGCGCGGAAGGCGCCCACGTGATGGCATACGACCCGGTGGCCGCGCACGAGGCGCAGGCCGTGCTGGGCACCGAAGGCATCACGTATGCCCCCTCGCTTGCCGCGGCGCTTTCCGACGCTGAGGCTGTGCTGCTCATCACGCGCTGGCCCGCGTTTGCCGAGGTCCCCGCGCTGCTGGAGGGCCGCTCGCCCGCGCCGGTGGTGATTGACGGGCGGCGCATGCTGGCCAAAGATAGCGTGCCGCGCTACGCGGCCATCGGGTGGTCGTCCACATCAACGACCGGCGACGGCACGGCCACGGCGGCGCCATCGCTTTCACACACAGCAACGGCCCCGTCATGA
- a CDS encoding glycosyltransferase family 2 protein, translating to MPPAPPRLSIGLPVYNGARYLRTALDSIVRQSFTDVEIIVADNASTDATPEIAQAYAARDDRIRFVRHTTNRGAAGNFNYVLQAARAPLFRWACDDDVLAPDCLQACLDALRAHPQAVLAYPATQMIDADGEQLPNTGFSIRSLHLPMADPVERFRHYLWRYLHGGLCTQQFGIVRTDVLRRVGGLGGYPAADIVMLGALLLHGPIVEAPGALMYRRDHPNNSSHGYATAAARAAWFDPANTDRLVLPAWRFVQAYRDAIADAPLTTAQRLICQKHVVTVYMRYHRRNLFRECCTATRHAIRSYLAPRPPVHSVPS from the coding sequence ATGCCTCCTGCTCCGCCGCGTCTCAGCATTGGCTTGCCGGTCTACAACGGCGCTCGGTACCTGCGCACGGCGCTCGATTCGATCGTGCGTCAGTCGTTCACGGACGTTGAGATTATCGTGGCCGACAATGCCTCGACCGATGCCACGCCCGAGATTGCGCAGGCGTATGCCGCGCGTGATGATCGCATTCGCTTTGTGCGCCACACGACCAATCGGGGGGCCGCGGGCAATTTTAACTACGTGCTGCAGGCGGCGCGGGCCCCGCTTTTTCGCTGGGCGTGCGACGACGACGTGCTCGCCCCCGATTGCCTCCAAGCGTGCCTCGACGCGCTGCGCGCGCACCCCCAGGCGGTGCTGGCCTATCCGGCCACCCAAATGATTGACGCCGACGGCGAGCAGCTCCCCAACACCGGCTTCTCCATCCGCTCGCTGCACTTGCCCATGGCCGACCCGGTCGAGCGCTTCCGGCACTACCTGTGGCGGTACCTGCACGGCGGGCTGTGCACCCAGCAGTTTGGCATTGTACGCACCGACGTGCTGCGGCGCGTGGGCGGGTTGGGCGGCTACCCGGCGGCCGACATCGTCATGCTCGGGGCCCTCTTGCTGCACGGACCGATCGTTGAGGCCCCCGGGGCGCTGATGTATCGCCGCGACCACCCCAACAACTCCTCGCACGGCTACGCCACAGCCGCTGCCCGCGCGGCCTGGTTCGATCCGGCCAATACCGACCGCCTCGTGTTGCCCGCCTGGCGGTTTGTGCAGGCCTACCGAGACGCCATCGCCGACGCCCCGCTTACCACAGCGCAGCGCCTGATCTGCCAAAAACACGTCGTGACTGTCTACATGCGGTATCACCGGCGCAACCTGTTCCGCGAATGCTGCACAGCGACGCGTCATGCCATCCGTTCATACCTCGCACCTCGCCCTCCGGTGCACTCTGTACCCTCCTAA
- a CDS encoding glycosyltransferase family protein: MTAPVALLPCAGRARRLGRLPCSKEVLPIRYAAAPTVTVVMEPLLRQLHAAGVGEAHVILRRGKWDIPAFLGDGAAYNLALSYLIAATDFGTPFTLDAAYPFVHNRTVVLGFPDILIEPEGVIRPLLDRFSNTAADVVLGCFPAPEPSKVDMVQVEAGRVTDLVIKPPATDLTHAWVLAVWGPRFTQHLHDTVAAWQRRPADALYAHERYVGHVLQDAHAAGLRIDAVSFPDGRFRDVGTPDALAHTFHSVTDQP, translated from the coding sequence ATGACGGCTCCCGTTGCTTTGTTGCCCTGCGCGGGGCGCGCGCGCCGATTGGGGCGCTTGCCGTGTAGCAAGGAAGTATTGCCGATCCGCTATGCCGCAGCCCCCACGGTAACGGTTGTGATGGAGCCCTTGCTGCGGCAGCTTCACGCCGCGGGCGTTGGCGAGGCCCACGTGATTCTACGCCGCGGCAAGTGGGACATCCCGGCGTTCTTGGGCGACGGCGCGGCCTACAACCTGGCGCTGAGCTACCTGATCGCCGCCACCGATTTCGGCACGCCCTTCACGCTGGATGCTGCCTATCCGTTTGTACACAACCGCACGGTGGTGCTCGGCTTTCCCGACATCCTGATCGAACCGGAGGGCGTGATCCGACCACTACTCGACCGCTTTTCGAACACAGCCGCCGACGTCGTGCTGGGATGCTTTCCGGCGCCCGAGCCGTCGAAGGTCGACATGGTACAGGTGGAAGCGGGTCGCGTGACCGACCTTGTGATCAAACCACCGGCCACCGACCTGACCCACGCCTGGGTGCTGGCCGTCTGGGGCCCGCGCTTCACCCAGCACCTGCACGACACCGTCGCCGCGTGGCAGCGCCGGCCGGCCGATGCGCTCTATGCACACGAGCGCTACGTTGGCCACGTGCTGCAGGACGCACATGCCGCCGGCCTCCGCATTGACGCCGTTTCGTTTCCTGATGGACGCTTTCGGGACGTAGGTACGCCCGACGCCCTCGCCCACACCTTTCATTCCGTTACCGACCAGCCATGA